GATGCTGGCCAGCATTCCCGTGGTGGTGGTCTTGCCGTGGGTGCCGGTGACGCCCAAGGAGGGTGTTTGCCCCAGGAGATGGGCTAGAAGTTCCATCCTGCGCAAGACCCCCATTCCCCTGCGCCGGGCCTCGGCCACCTCCGGGTGGTCCAGGGGAATGGGGGTGGGGACCACCAGGGTATCCTCCCCTTGGAGGTGGGCCGGATCATGGCCCCTATGGACCGGGACCCCCAGGCTCTCCGCCCGCCGGCCGGGAGCCAGGTCGCACCCGGTTACCTCTATGCCTTCCCCCAACAAGAGGCGGGCCAAGGCGCTCATGCCCACCCCCTCGAGGCCCATAATGTGTACCCGCTTCATAGGAACTCCTCCAACCAATCCGCCAGCCTTACCGCCGCACCCTCAGGGGAAAGCCGGGCCATGCCCTCCCGGTAGGGTTCGGGATGGGCCACGATCCTTTCCACCTGCTTGCCCAGCTCGGCCAGCTCCCCAAGCTCCGCCCCCCCCGCCTTTTGGTAGGCGTGGGCGTTGGCTACCTGGGCGCCCCCGTCCAGGCTGGGGGAAAGGGGAAAGAGCAAGGCGGGCAGTCGGTGGTAAGCGGCCTCCGCCAGGGTGCCCGCCCCGGCCCGGGCGAGGAGGAGGTCGGCGGCGCTCATGGCCAGGGGAGCGTCCACGAAACCCGCGATCCGATAGCCCGCTGCTTCCAGGTGCCGGTAGCGCTCCACCCAGCGCTCGCCCACCTGGTGGAGCACGGGAAGGCCCAGGGGCTTCAAGAGGGGCGGAAGCTTTTCGTTGAGTTCCAGGCTCCCTTGGCTTCCCCCCAGGACGAGGAGGAGGGGTTGGTCCTGGGGAAAGCCTAGCCGGGCCCTGGCCTCCCCTTTGGGGTAGCGCACCTCCCGCACGGGGTAGCCCGTGACCCGGGCCTTGCGGGCCAGCCTAAAGTCCAGGGGCACGGGCACGGATAGGGCCAGCCCCTGGGCCAAGGGCGCGAGGAGGCGGATGGCCAGACCTAGCTTGGCGTTTTGTTCGTGAAGGAGGACGGGAATCCCCTTGAGCTCCCCCACCATGGCCCCGGGAAACCCGGCGTACCCCCCCGTGGAGAGGATGGCTTGGGGTTTTTTCTCGCCCAAAAGCCGCCAGGAGGCCTTGAGGCCTTGGAGGAGTCTCCAGGCTTCCTGGGCGCGAAGGGCGCTGCGGTCCAGCTTGCCTGTGGGAATCAGGGCGTGGGGAAGGGAGGTTTGCGGGAGGA
The window above is part of the Thermus albus genome. Proteins encoded here:
- a CDS encoding UDP-N-acetylglucosamine--N-acetylmuramyl-(pentapeptide) pyrophosphoryl-undecaprenol N-acetylglucosamine transferase → MVLLTGGGTGGHLFPALAVAEELRKRGREVFYLGSQGGLEARLLPQTSLPHALIPTGKLDRSALRAQEAWRLLQGLKASWRLLGEKKPQAILSTGGYAGFPGAMVGELKGIPVLLHEQNAKLGLAIRLLAPLAQGLALSVPVPLDFRLARKARVTGYPVREVRYPKGEARARLGFPQDQPLLLVLGGSQGSLELNEKLPPLLKPLGLPVLHQVGERWVERYRHLEAAGYRIAGFVDAPLAMSAADLLLARAGAGTLAEAAYHRLPALLFPLSPSLDGGAQVANAHAYQKAGGAELGELAELGKQVERIVAHPEPYREGMARLSPEGAAVRLADWLEEFL